A genomic window from Sphingobacterium spiritivorum includes:
- a CDS encoding endonuclease/exonuclease/phosphatase family protein: MALHMDGKDNDVRTGIGIMSGEWTIEAWIKGNDSNWKPYEAIIGGGEYSELNICDNMPLVLRDGYLHNKGAQLTASVKMDDNWHHVAASCNGRTTVLYMDGKEVGRKDTAIAILPAAIGLHEKEHCFGGLIDEVRIWSKAIPLSAINEWKNKSVVAAHPYFSYLTAYYNFDDFRDVMSVNWVGKDPLSYHLRNGRSDYYGHLPMAYAVDNTNTSFQNFDGKQQLFNAVVIQNEWDLEQGTKDGQALKIRVIAQGNKQALTLDEIRLRLNEQTTIADIRNIRIYYTGQYPRSSVREPLFEQPVKPAVEMVFREKRNSKKFHLRPGVNYFLVTFDIAEDARVGHKIRATVPDFKLSGKTYIPEEEASEIEQHITPKMNNNLVRVLQWNIWHGGVHLGKEAGRSRITDLIRSAKADIITMQEGYSAQDSIAQALGFHLQTKSSKDNLALLSRYPVESIKSSEPFKSNPAKIDLPNGKRILVNDCWLRYAYRPEYTCAYQNTGMDPQTWIAEDAVLALTDIRNLMEKDVNPYIESPDMPVIIAGDFNSCSHLDWTERTRSLHYGYGPVAFPTSKFMYEQGFKDSFREMNPDELTHQGGTFAPIYGQLQNARIDFIYYKGGIKAISSKIVRTSPDIDDVWASDHAAVLTIFTVE; encoded by the coding sequence AGGGATGGTTATCTCCATAATAAAGGTGCGCAACTCACAGCCTCGGTAAAGATGGATGACAACTGGCATCACGTTGCTGCCTCATGTAATGGCCGGACCACCGTATTATATATGGATGGCAAAGAAGTAGGCCGAAAAGATACCGCTATAGCTATATTACCTGCAGCAATAGGTCTTCATGAAAAGGAACACTGCTTCGGAGGATTAATCGATGAAGTGAGAATATGGTCAAAAGCTATTCCTCTATCCGCAATAAACGAATGGAAGAACAAATCTGTTGTCGCTGCACATCCTTATTTTTCATATTTAACAGCATATTACAATTTTGATGACTTCAGGGATGTTATGTCTGTCAACTGGGTTGGTAAAGACCCTCTGTCTTATCATCTCCGCAATGGCAGAAGTGACTATTATGGTCATCTTCCAATGGCTTATGCTGTTGACAACACCAATACTTCATTTCAGAATTTTGATGGTAAACAACAGCTTTTCAATGCAGTCGTTATCCAAAATGAATGGGATCTTGAACAAGGTACAAAAGACGGGCAGGCACTGAAAATCAGAGTCATTGCTCAGGGAAACAAGCAGGCACTGACACTGGATGAGATCAGGCTCCGGTTAAACGAACAGACAACCATAGCTGACATCCGCAATATCCGCATCTACTATACCGGGCAGTATCCCCGGTCTTCGGTCAGAGAACCTCTTTTTGAACAGCCGGTAAAACCGGCAGTGGAAATGGTATTCCGTGAAAAAAGAAATTCGAAAAAATTTCATTTGCGACCGGGAGTTAATTATTTCCTCGTCACCTTTGACATTGCTGAAGATGCCCGTGTAGGTCATAAAATACGGGCAACGGTACCTGACTTTAAACTGTCAGGAAAGACATACATTCCGGAGGAAGAGGCAAGTGAAATAGAACAACACATTACGCCTAAAATGAATAATAATCTGGTCCGGGTATTACAATGGAATATATGGCATGGAGGCGTGCACCTGGGCAAGGAAGCCGGGAGAAGCAGAATAACAGATCTTATTCGCAGTGCTAAAGCGGATATCATCACGATGCAGGAAGGATATTCTGCACAAGACAGTATCGCTCAGGCATTAGGATTTCACCTTCAAACAAAATCGTCTAAAGATAACCTGGCTTTGCTGAGCAGATATCCTGTAGAAAGTATAAAATCCAGTGAACCTTTCAAATCGAATCCTGCCAAAATAGATTTACCAAATGGCAAACGTATACTTGTTAATGATTGCTGGCTGAGATATGCCTACAGACCGGAGTATACCTGTGCTTATCAAAATACAGGAATGGATCCCCAAACCTGGATAGCCGAAGACGCTGTACTTGCTCTCACAGACATCCGCAATCTGATGGAAAAAGATGTCAATCCTTATATAGAATCTCCGGATATGCCTGTTATTATTGCAGGAGATTTTAATTCCTGTAGTCATCTGGACTGGACAGAACGAACCAGATCCCTGCACTATGGCTATGGTCCGGTAGCCTTTCCTACCTCAAAATTCATGTATGAACAAGGTTTTAAAGATTCTTTCCGGGAGATGAATCCAGATGAGCTGACACATCAGGGAGGAACCTTTGCTCCAATATACGGACAACTGCAGAATGCCAGAATAGATTTTATCTACTACAAAGGAGGAATAAAAGCCATTTCTTCCAAAATTGTCCGGACAAGTCCTGATATTGATGATGTATGGGCATCCGATCATGCAGCTGTACTTACTATTTTTACAGTTGAATGA